The DNA segment AAATCATCAACGTGTTTCCTCAAGTCTTTTCCATCCTTCATGTGAATCGAGTACAATGACTTCTTGAGGTATAAACGGTTAGCCAATGATTTCTTGAGATACAAACCTTCAAGTTTGGTCCAGACTTCCATGGCCGATCCTTCTTCACCAACTTCACGTAAAACTTCATCACCCAAACACAACAGGATCGCACTTTGCGCCTTAGAATCAATGCTTGCCATTTTCTTCGAATTTGTACTGGCAGCTATGGCTTCCTTGTTTATCGCATCAGAAATTCCTTGATGTACCAGTAGAGCCTTCATCTTGATTCGCCACAGGCTGAAATCATTCGTCCCTGTGAATTTTTCGATCTCAAATTTCGCCATTGAAGCCATTCTTGAGATTCACCgaaagctttgataccacttgttgtgaTTGTTCCTTTTGATCTTGAATTTAATTGACGATGATTAACACAATCACACGCAGCACATATGCATGAAGAAGTAAAGAAGATTGACAAAGAAGATTTTACGTGGTTCGGTATCGAAATACCTACTCCATGGCAGCCAACACCCCAAGagaatttctttgattatgAGAGTAATTCTGAGTTACAAGTTGATCGAATACAATGACGTCAGAAGTTAATATACTAGCTCTGAATTCAGTTATGCTTTCAAGATTAGTTAGCATAACTGAAACAGTTACAAAGTCCTAGCTAAACATAGTAGCTAAACTCAGTGCCTTTTTCCCTTGATCGAGCAACTACCAAACAGGACCAATTCTCATCATGATTTATAGTGGTTTCAGTGGACTCTTATAGCAACTTGGACTAATATTTTATAAAGCGAGGAAAAATACAATGTAGTTTCTACATAAGCATATTGTTCAGTCACGCTTGTGGCTTGCGAGGGCCTGGGCCCCGGCACGGCAATAAATAACTTTGACACTCAGGTGTACAATAACTTGACTAAAAAAAGTGATGATAGTAATACTTTTATGACGCTAAAGAATTTATTGAATGGTAAAATACATAGTATTCAAATGTTGAACACACATAAATCAATTAGCTTATTTTGACAACTCTATCAATCACGTGATTGATAGTGCTTAGTGTGATAAAACATTATATTGAACCCCTCTTTGGCATTAAAGCTATAGATATCAATACTCATCAAACTTCGGAAAGGatcaacatccaaaaaataatatCGATTCTTTTCATTAAATATCCGTTATAGTTTGGATGTTAGATAATAAAATCTAACGAAAGTAGCACTGGCAGGATGGAAATGCTCCCCGAAAAGCATCTACCTAAGAATGTAATTGATCCATAGGTCCCATATGAGGTTGAAATTATGGTTAGTTTATCatctaaaattataatttttttttctttctgaaAATGTATGAGATAAAGATGGTATTGAGATCATGAACATGCTAAGACTACTAACGACACAAAAAATGAAGAACAATTGGACGTAACGGTAAAAAAATGAAGGACAATTGGACATCTAAAGTATGAATCCCTCGATTTCACCAAATCATTCCTTCATTATCTAGAGAGGAGCACTTGGTAAACTTATTGGTTTAGATTGATTTCACCAATATAGttcaccattttttttttggaattgcACATTGAGTAGGAATCTTTGGTGGAGGTTCACAATTGGCTTGACATCAACTTCACTGTGTCGACTTTGAGCATATTTTGAAATGGTTCAAGAAGGTTTATCAAGGCTCCTCCCGGATCATGAAAGTTTGTTTCTCACTATGTCTTGTAAAATTTAATGGTACTATACCTTGTGTTCTCAAAAATCTTTAGGACAACACAAACTTATGTTCTTTGATGATTATACTATATGTTTCCATTAGACATTCGTTTTTGAAGTATTGAGCCAAGAATTTGATTGCTTCTAATTTGTTGAGCTGGACTCATGCCTAGAGATGTCCAgagtatttgtatttttttgccTTTAAACTTGAATAAATTCTCATTTCATTCGATAAAGTGAATCGCGGTATCTTCGCAACACCATCCTCATTATTCATGTCTTGGCACATTATAAGATTTCATAAGATCCTTTAGGTTGTGTTTGGATTCAATAATTATTGATGGATTCCAAATGTATTTCTGTTGTTTAAAAAAGTAATAAACTAAATTCAAACTCTTACGTGTTTATATAGTATTCCATATTCATTAGGATGGATTTCAAATCCACTCAATACTGGTGTCATGTGAAACCCATTATACTTTGTATTACTAATGTGTAAAGCAAGGAGTGGATTTAAGATTTGATCTATCGTTTCATTATAAACAAGTAAACTATAATCGAAATCTATGGATTccaaattcatcaattcaaacaCAACCTTAGTGTTGAATTATTGGTAATGCATGACCAAACAATAGCCAAATGTTTTCATAATCCCTCTCATGTATATCCTATTTGCTTTTTCGGTCATCTACGAAGTGATACTATTTATTTTTCTCACGCCCCGAGCCAGTTTGTCATTCAAGACTCCATAAATTCATTTATAATCAtcaattaagtttaattgagTATCATTTATATTACAAATTAAAAGATAACAATTAGCGAGAATTGTCCATTTAAATACCTTTTGCATTCAAGTTACTATTTTTAGCTTAGTGTTGATGTAGAAGTGCAATTAGTTCGAACAATAAACTAGATCTACCCTCCATCCATGGTCAACTAATTACTTTAGTTTGTCATCAAGACAAAAACGATTCCAACTAGacatttttatgatattttaaatgcACCTTTGtgcataaaaatataatatcataACATCAGTTCTCCCATTATTGTACCCCAAGACAACTCTTATAATCAAATTAACACTCAACTACCTTCGCGACATTTATTGGTCATAAAATCAATTGCATGATGAATTAATTCCATAAACTCCCTTCAAAACTATAGTAATCGTATTGAAATCTATAAATCTATATTTATCTATAATCTACgtctataaataaatcattaaatACCTCAATTTTCGTTCTTGCTAAAATGATTCAACTCATATGGTAATACAATAGAGTAATAATATCGAGGATCATCAATTATTCTTATTGTCTTGTGTAGCTAACAATATGACACAACGATCTAAACATGGTGTTTTGGTGGTTGTCATTGACAGGATTTGAGTTGTATTACTACCATCAACTATACGTTTTTCGTCTAATGATATGCGCTCGATCTTACAAAAGATATGAGGGTCAATTTTGCAAACGTTGTCTTTTGGTTGTTGTGCCATTTCTAGGATTTGAGTAGTATTGCTACCACCAGATATACAATCTTTGTATAACGATACACACTCGACCTTACGAGTGATATCATAGTCAATTTCACATCACCAATTTTCATTGGTGTAATCAATGTATGGGATTGTTAGAGAGCAATAATTGTCCATATAGATCTCTGCGGACGCTTATATGGAATATCGATACAAACGTGGTGCATGGATTGTTTTTTGATTCAATACATTTGAGCTCTACAATTCACCACCAGGTATAATCACTGGCTCATTGGTATAGCGGCAGGGTTTTGATCCTATGAATTGGTATAACGGCAGGGCATTGATCCTACGAATAGCATTTTATTTCGATATACAAACTTGTAAGGTATACGTGGACAAAATTATTTGTATCTTTGTTATATTCATTTCAGTTTTGCGCAAATACACATTGACTCACTTTTGTCATTTGAATGATAGCTTGTTGGATATGCTTTGAGGAGTTCCCATCACTTTACAAGCCTTCTAACACCCTCACACATGTTAGGGTAATCGCcatgctattttttttttagggaTCTTGGTATATAAACAAGCTAAGAAACATGCGGCACAAGGAATAGACTTGCCCAATTTGACCTATGTTCCATTCCTGTGCTTTTGCGCCTCCCCACGCCTTTCTCATTGTAGTTCTAGTTTTGATTTCGGATATCAGGCTTAAAACTTCTTAGCCATTTGCCAAATCTTCTGGATCTACTCGCAAGGGTATGTCCAACCTCCATTTGAGAGTATATTATCCCAAGAATATACCTCCATACCCAAACTATATTATATGTTGAGATGATGAAGTTCAAGAACAAATTTCAAGAACCTTCGATCATTCACGTTTTCCCTTATTTGTCATAATTGACTGCGTTAGCCCTAGCGCAGCTGGCACAACTTTTGAAAGCTAAATCCAAGTTCCACTTACTTTAGTtataagataagataagattACCAAAGTTGAATGTCCACAACTTGTTTAACGCAAATCAAATATATGAAATCCACACAATCAGCTAAAAAAAGAGGAATTAAAAGTCATCGTCTTCCTCATATGTCCATTTATCCTTTTCCAAATCACTATAATATGATTGACACAAAACTTCTTCAAATAATGACCACAACTTTTTCTGTGTCAAAAGGCGAGCGTGTTCCTTTGCACCATGCTTGAGGAAATATTAACCACTTGTATTGCTTCATGATTCAGATAAGCTCTTGGAATCAGGAGCTAGAGCAGAAGTCGCAGAGTTGGAACTTGTTGAAGAGCCTAATTCGAGGCAGCAGCATGAGTTTTTGTCACTTTGAATCCAAAAAATTCTAAACCATGATTGAAGAGTTCTCTATGTATTGTCCTAGAGCAATCATACTCTGGTGATCCATAAGAGAATATGAGCTTAAAAAAATTCACTTGTGTATAAGAAATGTCTCTAGCAAGAGATGTTTGTAACAAATCTTGCTTCGAGAAAATTATCGAGAATCACAATGCTATTAGGATCCAAGCATTGTAGACTGGTTCCTGAAAATGAATCACATTTACAGGAAATTCAACAGGCAGAGACCTACCTCAATATCAAGGTTGGTGGACCTGCTGGAATTATTAAACCAAAACAGGTCCCCCAACATGTTTTTGAAATTAcagtatgaaagacataaaACTGGACTCTTAGAGTGCAAGAGGTTACTTGCATATACGGTGTTTGGCATCTCAAACATGACCTTGAGTCAGAGTTCAAATGAATGCCAGCACTCAGATTTTCATAGCTTCTTAAACCATTTTGACAAAAAACATGAGAGATGCAAACCTTTTACTCTCAGAGGCCTCAGATTCTCTATTGTGTGTTGGTGCTTCAAGAATCCAACAAGAGGTGTAAGAGAGGAAAGTGGAAACAACAAAAATTGTGCAAGAATTTGAGCAATAATTAGACACATAACTATACTGCTCATTACCCAATATAAAAGTGGAAAAAGACCAGGATGGAAACAAACCGGTATCATCAGGTTCACTTTTAGCTTGTTTTAGTTTCAATGCTTCATGAGGCACTGCCTTTACAGCTGAGGAGCTCCCCAAATACGTACGAGACCCGCCATTCTGCAAAACATGTAGAATGATAATGTAAAATCCTCACCTTTTGTTCATTTGATCCTACATgaccaatttttgaaattacTTACTATGAAAACAGGGCGCTGAGGCTTCTGCTGAACCCCCTTCTGGAGATAGCTGCAATCAGGATTGCAAAGTAAATAAACATATTGTATCTTGTCGGATATCACGTCAAAGGTTACCTACTAGAATAATTTAGAACAAGTCATTGAATGACAAATGACTAAAAAAAAGCATACAAGTTTTTTTAACATAATTTCCATGTATCATAATAGAGCACAGTCTAATCATTTAAGAGAAAGAACACGACTTGCCCACATAGGTTACTTAATTAACTTAGacaaacataataaaaaaacattaaaatgaTAAGTGAATTTGAAATCTGGGGGCAAAAAATAAACTCAATAAAAGTTACCGGGAGTTCATTGAAAACGGAGGCAAGCTAGCTAATTGATCAACATTTAGAAGCCGGGCGTTAAAATTCAAGTCCCTAGCTGAAAGTGCGAGACGCTCTTGCTCCGACATATTTTCAGATATCCAACTTGTTAACGGTTGCCCTTGGCCTATGGTGGTGTCCAACATTGGAGGCAGTCCTAGACCATTCGAGTTCACCCTAGCAGAGAGTGTGAGACGCTCTCGCTCCGACATATTTTCGGATATCCAATTTGTTGCCGGTTGCCCTTGGCCTATGGTGGCGGTGTCCAACACTGGAGGCAGTCCTAGACCATTCGAGTTCAGTTCTGGCCTTGATATCATTGTTGGAAGAGCACTTTGCATCATACTCCCCGTATCTGGCCTTGGTATCATTGTTGAATAGACGTTTGGCAAAAAATCAGGAAGTCTTGGCGTTGGCGGTGGGGGACAGACGCTTGATGGCATACAATTCATATTTGGCCTTTGGAACACCGAGCTAACGTTCTGAATAAGATGATATTTATAAGGGAATGGTGCCTAATTTCTGATATAAAAGACACTGATATAACAACATCTGAACAAAGCTCGTGAGACAAGACCTTGTCTGCGGAGTCTTTCGTTGCCTCGGATTGGTTCGGAATTTTAGCAGAGTACACATCCCAAAATAAGGACCACCATTCAGTAAGAAATCCATCAGGAGGATTGACGGCTGAAAAACAAATGTTAATCAATAtactttaaaaattaataaagatGACTTTCAGGTGATTTGGCTACGCACACATTTAATGTTCCCGGTGTGTATAAAGCAAACCACTCCAATGAACATAAAGAAAATACAAACCAGTTATTCTTCGGTCAGCAATATATTACCAGATATTAGATGCAAAATAATCAGAAATTATACCGTGCATTGCCTTAAAATGACTCCATTCCCAATATTAGAGTCATGAACTTAATCTTTGAAGAACATAACAACCCGCATCAGAACAATCGATATATTCCAATAATCAgtattcattaaattttaattaaaaatggtTTAAAAAAAAAGCTTTACATAAAAATAGCCTCTTAATTGAATGTGTCCATGGCATTTCATTTTTTGGGCAATAAGATAAAATTTTCACCcgcacataaataaatattacttCAGAAGAAAATCaagtaaaacaaaaacaaatctgCATAAAGCTCACTTCTTGCATTAACAGGTATATAAATTatgagattaaaaaaaaaatcaaagaataattaAAAAGTTGGCCTACACTACAGATCGATCTATATACCAGGAGGCTCGGGAGAAATATCAGCCTCTTTGGCGAAAGTCTCAGCAGCAGTGTGCAAGTTCTTTCTGATCATGTAATCATGAATGTATTTGTCGAGCCTGCAAAAACCCAAACCCAAAAAATCGAAACAAACGCAAACACGCACAAAACCCAAAAGTCATTTAACACGAAGAAAGCAGAAAATTCAAgtaaaagaaaaaacaaaaacttgTTTTCGAAGAAAAAGACGCAAGAAAACATCGAAAAAACGTGTGCAAAAAACTCACATCTTCTGAGCATCCCAGTCGTCCATGATGATGAACAATGGCTGGAAATGTCGAGTGGGAGAAGAAAGAAGAAGGCTTGGGATTTCAGAGAGATTTATAGAGCGACAGCGAGTGAATAGTGGGTGGTGATGGCTGAGATTTGGCGGTGCTTTATGCGAGTGAAGTCAGCGCCAAAGCCATGCAAAAGAAACCGAAGAGTAAAGGGGGCCACCCATTTAATGAAGAAGAAAATACACTAACAAATTCCATTTTTATTCAGATAAATaaattgttttttgtttttttttgttttaaaaaaaaattaattgaggttattttattttttttcttgttaaAAAATAGCTTTTGAATGTTATTTACGTACGATATTTTTTGGCTCCCGCGTGTTGGATTAAATTGAATGATCGTAATCACAATCACCAAAAAGGTAACAAAATCTCATGTTCGATTATGTGAAGATGACAACGATAAGGTAAAATCTATATAATTTTTGTACTTTGTGTATGTAATTTGACTCGTTTTTAAAGACTTTTTTACATCACAGttccataaaaatatgatttaagTTTGACTACTTCTTGGTATATCGAAAGTCATATATTTTCGATATTTTTGAGTCAAACGTCAATTTAAGTGTAATATTTCGGTGAGTTGGAATTCaagtaaaatattttatcattaaATCCTAATAatcattataatatataattggattCATGTAGATATTACGGATATTAAATGTGATTTTAATTAActagatttttttatttcattgccGCTAAATTTATACTTTGTAATCAGTCAAAGAATTAGAATGTATTTCATAATTAATTTGTCATTCGCAATATATATTATAGAAATATCATTaatgttttttcaaaaaaaaaaaaaaaagaatcggATTTGAAATGATTATGTGTAAGGTGGAACTGAAAGGATACGATATACGCTACCTGATACTAGCGGCAATAtctataaaatttattaatattaaaactcttCCACTCCATGCATAAATTAAATGGGGGGTGACTGTTGGTTTAAACTTTAAATAAATCAAGAAGATTGAGAGAATAGATCTGCGACACAAATTAATTTGTGATACTGTAGGAGTTTTTGTGTAGAGaaatattttcatttataaTATAATCGTTAGTGTAATGTATTCATTGTTGCGTGTTTGTACACTTGTTTTAGTTAGGAAATCATTGTTATAAATTTTGACTTtagtattttatataaaaatgtgaacatttatacatattaaaaatatttgtgattgttttttttttttgagaggaaATATTTGTGATTGTTATATGTTCTGTATACATGTTTTTGGACGACGTGATTTTTTGttaaaagaaaaataacaatgcaaaatatatttttaatataacacACATATAATgacataatataaatttaatcaatttGAACCATAAATTTAGTTTGTGTTGTCGTACactaatttataaatttacaaaaTAGAAGATGAGAAAATAGACGAGGATAGAGCCAAAAAAAGATACCTAATAGTAATTACTAttgcaaaaaaatatataattgataaaaaaaaattctcccCCCATAGAAGCAATAGCAAAGCAGTTTACGTTTATCATtttcaggaaaaaaaaaaagaaaagaaaaaaaaaagcagcTGACATCATTTTAACATTCTTtctcaaacatatttttaaCCCAGTTTCAAATTCTTCTTTACATATTATACTTTAGACTCTAATAAAACATATCATAGTCCTAGcatataaaataatcaaataatattGCAAAAATCAAATAACCCGATATATTTCAAATACCATGACATCTATGATAAACAAAAAATGTATCCTTCTGAAAATCAATCACAATCAAACATATATTATATTCCCAActcatttttgaaaaatatatgtagaagaaatacttttcaaaaattgtggaAATACAACCTAAAATATTGAAAGGGTTTGACGTCTCAATTACAGAAATACCAGATATAAAATTTCAGAGGTAGTGTTAttttcagtgttgtcaacacttcgaAAAACACTTATGCAGcggaataattaaacataaaataaataacacaaataTTTATGCACAAATAATTAATACTTGTGCGGTGCCTCATGGCAAAATGATCACTAGAAAAACAAACGagtttacaaaaaccaactagtgaaCATATATGAAAACctacttttctcaacaaattgagaaaataaagaacatCATAAAAACTAGTagaaaatagaataaaaaaacCAATATGATGTTTAACACATGTGgcgaaaaacaaaaaccaaggaACTACTTTCGAATCAACACTTCACTCGCGTGATTCTTCAAGTGTCTCCAACAATTTACGGCAACACGGTTATTCGGCAACGATCGGCAATAAAGTTTCTTCAGAAAAATCTCGATCAACTCTCAAATATATTCTGAACTATTCTCTCTGTGTTGATCTCGCCTCGTTGCTCTCCCTCTCGTTCTGTAGGATAGTGTTCTTAAATAGATCTTTTTAGAAATCCtaccaaaaaattcaaacacaaaagttgttaggataaaatatttgatcaacAGACTTGATAAGATATAAATCATCTCTTTAAACAAGAGATAAGTTATTCAACTAAAATATACACGAAAAGATAATTATGATAAGATTAATTTAAACTTATGAGATAACACATGTTAAAGAAAggcaaaattctaaaattttcaattagAGAATAACGTGATATACACGTTCTTTCAAATATCCTTTATTATCAGTGAAGCTAATGCAATATTTTGACCACAGCCATCCAAGCCAGAAACATAGAACAGGTAATTGTTTCAAACGGAATAATACTGTAGTGCAAGATCCTTCTCCGGAATATAAGATATTTCCTCACAGGCAGTATCCATACTGCAAGAAAAGAAAATGAAACAATGTTTATGTTTTAACAATCATTTGCCTCCGTTGGTTCGATGAATCCGATATGTACTGATGGTATGTTGGAGAAGTTTAACATATGTTAAAAGTATCCGGGCGCAGGATTAATGAAGTTCTTTAATTCGAATAGTTTACGTGTATGAAATGGTGGTTTGTTTGACAAGGAGAGTGTCATTTCTTGAGTAGTTGAGTAAAGGATTTGTTTGTTAAAACTGTGTGTATAGTGTATTGAGTGATATATGCTGAATCCTGAAGTTATTATGCATTCAGATTTTGACGAGATTGAACTCAGTGGTTCACGAAAATCATATCCGGTTGTTGTCCAAAACTGTATCTGCTAACCATGAATTTAGAGTAGTTGCCAAACTCATTTCTTCTTTGTGTGCCTTATGAGGATTAAACCTGATTGTTTGTTTTGCTTGCATGACTCGTATGCATATATCATATGGCATCACATGGATAATTGTAACTGAATTGGCCAATTGGGATTGTGCATCAAACTTGACTTGAGCTGTTCACTTTGAATATGTTTTAGTGTCAACAGTAGGACGCAGAGCTAGCTTCTATACGTCGCCATTAATAAAGGATTCGCGTGATTCAGGGATCACGGCTAGAGGCAGGTTCAGGATTGTATCGGAGCTGACTGATATTGAGATTGCTCCTAGAAAGCTAGAGCCATGCAGTGCTGTTGATGTACAAAATTGTTCTACtatatgtgaaatttttttctACGGACACTATCTTTCATCAGATGATTCAATCACTCAGCCACAATCGAGATAGTTGTCTTTAGAAACATAAGAAGATAAATTGTAATTTATTTTACAATTTTTCGTGTAGTTATACACATCGTAGCTAATCCACAACAAAATCAGTATTTGacaatcatttatttattactCTGATATTTTGTGGAACATACTAGGGGCATGATTCTATAAATTATGCAATACAACTTTTGCAAAACAATATGACGTGCCTGAAATTACATACCAGAAATCATTAGCATTATTGTTTGTTGCCTGAAGATGCCTGAAATTACATACCAGAAATCATTAGCATTATGTGCCTAAAGCTCCATCGTCAGGCAACAAACAATACATGGTGACACCGTCGGCCCTGTGAATATTGTATTCCTTCTTTGCGTCCTCTTCGTTCAAGTTTCAGGTTGGTTTCAGCAAATGCAGCCTTCTCAGAAGGTTCCGTTGCCCATTATCCAAAGCCAATCAAGAGCGACACCAGAAAAAATACCTCCAAGAAGAAACAACACCAGCAGATTACCCAATGCATTCTGCTCTGGTGCCTGAAAATCGAAAACCTTTGTACAAGTTAAAAAATGGGCAAGTTCTAGGAGTCTAGCATaatttcatttatcaaaacTTGCCTTGTAACCCTTAGGAGCAGTCGTGAGAACACACACTGTGAGGTACCCATTGGTTAGGCCTAGAAAGGACACAAGCACTATCATCCACCCTTGGTCTCCATACTTTGCT comes from the Henckelia pumila isolate YLH828 chromosome 1, ASM3356847v2, whole genome shotgun sequence genome and includes:
- the LOC140876230 gene encoding uncharacterized protein: MDDWDAQKMLDKYIHDYMIRKNLHTAAETFAKEADISPEPPAVNPPDGFLTEWWSLFWDVYSAKIPNQSEATKDSADKNVSSVFQRPNMNCMPSSVCPPPPTPRLPDFLPNVYSTMIPRPDTGSMMQSALPTMISRPELNSNGLGLPPVLDTATIGQGQPATNWISENMSERERLTLSARVNSNGLGLPPMLDTTIGQGQPLTSWISENMSEQERLALSARDLNFNARLLNVDQLASLPPFSMNSRYLQKGVQQKPQRPVFINGGSRTYLGSSSAVKAVPHEALKLKQAKSEPDDTGRDKENELVSSGGWPSSQDSISYSVEQSVGKLMLTNLGSSCALVDDAINAKDLQSGRTATIVDPLDGYIQSFFSNEEDPNEMSSSFCTSPGSSLSRGEFQPKGK